One genomic region from Anabaena sp. PCC 7108 encodes:
- a CDS encoding DUF2839 domain-containing protein, giving the protein MGEAKRRKTTLGEQYGQDTPILPWVPITKSQAELFVNLTTRGAWIGIGLMVVAWITIRFIGPAFGWWQIVD; this is encoded by the coding sequence ATGGGTGAAGCAAAACGTCGGAAAACCACACTTGGCGAACAATACGGTCAAGACACTCCTATCTTACCTTGGGTTCCCATCACTAAATCTCAAGCCGAACTATTTGTGAATTTAACTACTCGTGGGGCTTGGATAGGCATTGGTTTAATGGTAGTAGCATGGATAACTATCCGGTTTATTGGACCGGCTTTCGGTTGGTGGCAAATAGTAGATTGA
- a CDS encoding helicase C-terminal domain-containing protein: MIEAEVHLSLHNFLRSQAGFPSWPHHLTMARLVARALRLGRSALIQVGAVCGYQGRYRTSFVASALMWHGPVIIVATETVQQRLLLLEIPRLQQWLPANKPIRSGDAWPSPEFQGLLLTSPEAWLKGQFANQNPFPPNIPTIIDGVDDLEDWVRHQLTKEIQSHDWDQLMLACPQQAEIIREARVQLTHELFQHPTNPYDCYLISQTEIEILQRLYSSLDSITDLPKTWQEFWQTFQNFTDDFLAISSGSPPLFWATITRRQGLFSLHYAPIELGKILSPIWQRQPVVLVGGALESETEAPLFRQRLGLDDVTCLKFSSDNHGEAIQLYVPYKLPLPNTPEFQAAFIHKVRTLLCLSATSLGLTVVLVGDVPLKSRVGAILASEFGSRVQVEKTCLDENGILVTGWEYWREHQTVLPAPRLLMIATLPLPSLENPLVAGRVAHYKRSHQDWFRLYLLPTALNELQRAIAPVRENQGIVALLDSRVVYRSYGAQILASLSPLARLNYLDPSLFSQTNEQDSA; encoded by the coding sequence GTGATTGAAGCAGAAGTTCATTTGTCACTACATAACTTCCTGCGATCGCAGGCAGGGTTTCCTTCCTGGCCCCATCACTTAACGATGGCAAGGTTGGTAGCACGTGCCTTGCGCTTGGGACGTAGTGCTTTAATTCAAGTAGGGGCAGTTTGTGGTTATCAAGGGCGATATCGCACAAGTTTTGTCGCCTCTGCCTTGATGTGGCATGGTCCTGTAATCATTGTTGCCACAGAAACTGTGCAACAACGCTTACTGTTATTAGAAATTCCCCGGCTACAGCAATGGCTACCAGCGAACAAACCGATTAGAAGTGGTGACGCTTGGCCTAGTCCTGAGTTTCAAGGGCTGTTGTTAACTTCCCCAGAAGCTTGGTTAAAGGGTCAGTTTGCTAATCAAAACCCATTTCCCCCAAATATTCCCACAATTATTGATGGTGTTGACGATTTGGAAGATTGGGTGCGTCATCAACTCACAAAAGAGATTCAATCCCATGATTGGGATCAGCTGATGCTGGCTTGTCCTCAGCAAGCAGAAATAATTCGTGAAGCTAGGGTACAACTGACACATGAGTTATTTCAGCATCCCACCAATCCCTATGACTGTTATCTCATTTCTCAAACGGAAATCGAGATTTTACAACGTCTGTATTCTAGTTTAGATTCCATAACAGACTTACCAAAGACTTGGCAAGAATTCTGGCAGACATTCCAAAACTTTACAGATGATTTTCTCGCGATTTCTTCTGGTTCTCCTCCTCTTTTCTGGGCTACCATTACCCGTCGGCAAGGTTTATTTTCTTTACACTATGCCCCAATTGAGTTAGGAAAAATTCTTTCTCCTATTTGGCAGCGGCAACCTGTAGTCTTAGTTGGTGGTGCGTTGGAATCAGAAACAGAGGCTCCTTTATTTCGTCAGCGTTTAGGATTAGATGATGTAACTTGCTTGAAGTTCTCATCTGATAATCATGGGGAAGCTATTCAACTTTATGTACCTTATAAGTTGCCTCTACCCAATACGCCAGAATTTCAAGCCGCATTTATCCATAAAGTTCGCACTCTGTTGTGTTTGAGTGCTACGTCCCTGGGACTAACGGTGGTATTGGTGGGAGATGTACCGCTTAAGTCAAGAGTGGGGGCAATTTTGGCTTCTGAATTTGGCTCGCGGGTACAGGTGGAAAAAACTTGTTTGGATGAAAATGGTATTTTAGTCACTGGTTGGGAATATTGGCGAGAGCATCAAACTGTTTTACCTGCACCTCGGTTGTTAATGATTGCAACTTTGCCTTTACCATCTTTGGAAAATCCTTTGGTGGCTGGTAGGGTGGCTCATTACAAGCGATCGCACCAAGACTGGTTTCGTCTCTATTTGTTACCCACGGCTTTGAATGAATTACAAAGAGCGATCGCACCCGTGCGCGAAAATCAGGGTATTGTGGCTTTACTTGATAGTCGTGTGGTTTATCGCAGCTACGGCGCACAAATTCTCGCTTCCCTCAGCCCTCTGGCACGTTTGAACTATCTCGATCCCAGTCTATTCTCTCAGACTAATGAGCAAGATTCTGCCTGA
- a CDS encoding M48 family metallopeptidase, protein MPTYKGISSEAFKHPLDRQAEQALRSLPGFDLIARKFVEFVYERPQLIYLMGNNIQVGPRQYSTIYQMFRECVRDLDIYPEPALFISHNPQANSYALGQENPYIVLNTGILDLLNEAEIRTVLAHELGHIKCGHTILIQMAMWAMSAASIIGELTFGLGNFVSQGLIYAFFEWRRKAELSADRAALLVMDDLDPVMSSMMKISGGSNKYANECSLQEFIQQSEKYQALDDDGLNQVYKFLMYNGAQGMMLSHPFPVERVHYLRTWAVSEEYQQIKRGNYQQTPADGAVNVKVETTENEADKLREQIEKLQQEIDKMKKSD, encoded by the coding sequence ATGCCAACTTACAAAGGAATTTCCAGCGAAGCCTTTAAACATCCTCTAGACCGTCAAGCCGAACAAGCCCTACGCAGCTTACCAGGATTTGATCTAATCGCTCGTAAATTTGTGGAATTTGTCTATGAACGCCCTCAATTAATTTATCTAATGGGCAACAACATCCAAGTCGGACCGCGCCAATATTCCACTATTTACCAGATGTTTCGGGAATGTGTACGAGATTTGGACATTTACCCCGAACCTGCATTGTTTATTTCACACAACCCCCAGGCCAACAGCTACGCTTTAGGGCAGGAAAATCCTTACATAGTCCTCAACACAGGGATACTAGACTTACTGAACGAAGCTGAGATTCGGACGGTGTTAGCCCATGAACTGGGGCATATTAAATGTGGTCATACCATTTTAATTCAAATGGCGATGTGGGCAATGAGTGCCGCTTCCATTATTGGTGAATTAACCTTCGGTTTAGGCAATTTCGTCAGTCAAGGCTTGATTTATGCATTTTTTGAATGGCGACGCAAAGCCGAATTAAGCGCAGATCGCGCAGCTTTGCTAGTCATGGATGATTTAGACCCAGTCATGTCATCCATGATGAAAATCTCTGGCGGTAGTAACAAATATGCTAATGAATGTAGTTTGCAAGAATTTATCCAGCAGTCTGAAAAATATCAAGCATTAGATGATGATGGTTTGAATCAAGTATATAAATTTTTGATGTATAATGGCGCTCAAGGCATGATGCTTAGTCATCCATTCCCAGTGGAACGCGTACATTATTTACGAACTTGGGCAGTATCAGAAGAATATCAGCAAATCAAGCGTGGTAACTATCAACAAACACCAGCAGATGGAGCAGTAAATGTCAAAGTTGAAACAACCGAAAATGAAGCCGACAAACTGCGAGAGCAAATTGAAAAATTGCAACAAGAAATTGACAAAATGAAAAAGTCAGATTAG
- a CDS encoding AAA family ATPase produces the protein MSEQVLETAAVTTVTQDSEIDLEAAFQESQVQDILDKLDQELVGLKSVKNKIKEMAALLLVDRIRKSLGLTAGAPSLHMTFLGNPGMGKTTVAMRMAEILYRLEYIRKEHVMLVTRDDLVGQGIGQTAPKTREVLNNAMGGVLLVDEAYTLYRPDHPGDFGLEAIEILMQVMENQRDDLVVILAGYKTQMEHFFHSNPGMNSRIGIHIEFNDYSVDNLMIIAQSIVKSQNYCFSPEAETAFREYLIKRKTMPHFANARSVRNAIDRARLRQANRLLSSGKKLNKQDLITIEAVDILASRVFREGVPDCEPES, from the coding sequence ATGAGTGAACAAGTTTTGGAAACAGCAGCAGTTACTACCGTTACTCAAGATAGCGAAATTGATTTAGAGGCGGCTTTTCAAGAATCTCAAGTCCAAGACATTCTGGATAAGTTAGACCAGGAGTTAGTCGGTTTAAAGTCGGTCAAGAACAAGATCAAGGAAATGGCCGCTTTGTTGTTGGTTGACCGTATCCGTAAAAGTCTGGGTTTAACAGCTGGTGCGCCTAGTTTACACATGACATTTTTAGGCAATCCAGGCATGGGTAAAACTACTGTAGCCATGCGAATGGCAGAAATTCTTTATCGCCTAGAATATATCCGTAAAGAACACGTGATGTTGGTAACGCGAGATGATTTAGTTGGCCAAGGTATTGGACAAACTGCACCCAAAACTAGAGAAGTTTTAAATAATGCGATGGGTGGTGTTTTATTAGTCGATGAAGCTTATACTTTATACCGTCCAGACCATCCAGGAGATTTTGGTTTAGAAGCCATTGAAATTCTCATGCAGGTGATGGAAAACCAGCGTGATGATTTAGTTGTCATTCTCGCTGGTTATAAAACCCAAATGGAGCATTTTTTTCATAGTAATCCGGGTATGAATTCGCGGATTGGGATTCATATTGAATTTAATGATTACAGTGTTGATAATTTGATGATTATCGCCCAATCTATAGTCAAAAGTCAAAACTATTGTTTTAGCCCAGAAGCGGAAACAGCTTTTAGAGAATATTTAATTAAACGGAAGACAATGCCCCATTTTGCCAATGCTCGCAGTGTCCGTAATGCTATAGATAGAGCGCGTTTGCGTCAAGCTAATCGTTTATTAAGCAGTGGTAAAAAGTTGAACAAGCAAGATTTAATTACTATCGAAGCGGTTGATATTCTTGCTAGTCGAGTATTTAGAGAAGGTGTTCCCGATTGTGAACCCGAAAGTTAA